The nucleotide sequence CGGGTGGCGAAGCGGCCGGTGCCGCTGCCCGTGGAGCTGCCGGCGTCCTGAGCAGCCCGACCAGGCGGAGCTGCGGTCCGGAACCGCCGCCCCGGCGACCCGGCCGGAGGGTTGCCAGGCGGCGGACAGGTGACGAGGATCACTCGGAGGATCGGTCCCCGGCCTCGATGGACGGAGACCCGGCGACAAAGGAGTCCCCGATGCCTGATCTCCACCGGCGCACCCTGCTGCGCGGCGCCGCCACCGCGGCCGGCGGCGCCGTCCTCGGCGGCCCGTTCCTCGGGTTCGTGGCGCGCGGCGAGGCCGGCGCGGCCGGCCGGCGCCCGGCACCCCAGCCGACACTGGGGCCGGTGCCCGATCTGCGCGACGGCGCGGTCCGCCTGCACCTGCCCCCCGGCTTCCAGTACCGCTCCTTCCACGACACCGAGTTCCCGGTCACCCTCGACGACGGCACGCGGCTGCCCGGCCGGCACGACGGCATGGGCGCCTTCCGCGGGCCGGACGGCACCGTCCGGCTGGTCCGCAACCACGAGGTGAACAACCCGGGCCCCGCCTTCGGCGACGCCGCCGCGGCGTACGACCCGATGGCGCAGGGCGGCACCACCACGGTCGAGGTCACCCGCCACGGCGAGGTCCGGCGCTCGTGGACCAGTTTGAACGGCACCATGATGAACTGCTCCGGCGGCCGGATGCCCTGGGGCAGCTGGATCACCTGCGAGGAGACGGTCAACGGGCCGGACGTCGGCCCGGACTTCACGGGCGCCTCCAACGTGCCCCTCACCAAGCCGCACGGCTTCATCTACGAGGTGCCGGCGGGCGGGCGGTCGGACCGGGCGCCGGTCACCGCCGCCGGACGGTTCGCGCACGAGTCGGTGGCCTACGACCCGCGCGGCGGGCACCTCTACCTGACCGAGGACAACTTCGGCTACCCGTCCGGCTTCTACCGGTACACGCCACCGGTGGACCCCATGAAGCGCGGCCGGCTGACCGACGGGGGCCGGCTGCAGATGCTCGCGGTGCGCGGCCGCC is from Micromonospora terminaliae and encodes:
- a CDS encoding PhoX family protein, with product MPDLHRRTLLRGAATAAGGAVLGGPFLGFVARGEAGAAGRRPAPQPTLGPVPDLRDGAVRLHLPPGFQYRSFHDTEFPVTLDDGTRLPGRHDGMGAFRGPDGTVRLVRNHEVNNPGPAFGDAAAAYDPMAQGGTTTVEVTRHGEVRRSWTSLNGTMMNCSGGRMPWGSWITCEETVNGPDVGPDFTGASNVPLTKPHGFIYEVPAGGRSDRAPVTAAGRFAHESVAYDPRGGHLYLTEDNFGYPSGFYRYTPPVDPMKRGRLTDGGRLQMLAVRGRRNLNLAAAQRRHATYPVQWVDIDDPAPRFPYTPGQVAPTTNDQALTYVSRQGWDRGAAYFSRLEGSAYDDGVVYFTATQGGGPAETSTGPVADGYGNGHGQVWAYDCRAQVLRLVYESPGPDVLDFPDNVTTSPRGTLVVCEDNVDDNYVRGLTPRGELFDIALNRLVSSTGADRSNDEFAGSTFSPDGHTLFVNIQASRGMTFAIWGDWSRIGV